The genomic segment CCGGCCCCGGTCTCCAGCACCGCGACGCCGGCCGTGGCGTGGGGCACGAAGACGCTGAGCAGCCCGTCCTGCGCACCCGCCTCGCGCAGGAACGCCGCGCACCGGTCGGTCAGGTCCACCACGCGCTGCTCCTCGCCCGTGCGCACCGACAGCTCGCTCGTCCTCACCCGAGCAGGCTAGGCGCGGGCCGGTCGCGCTGCGCGTGCGGAGGTGACGGGGGGCGTGGTGACTCGGGCGCCGCGCGGGGGCAGGATGGGGTCACCTCGGTCCGCGCCGCGCAGGCCCACCCGGCCGGCGCGGCGGACGGGGTCCCCGCGGCGCCACCCGCCGCGCGGCAGGACGACGTGAGGAAGGCCGAACGTGGCAGGACGCGATGAGGCGGCGCGCACGGGCTCGGGCCTGAGCGGCCCCCTGCACCTGGCGGACGCCGACCCGGAGGAGACCCGGGAGTGGCTGGACTCGGTCGACGGGCTGGTCGCCGAGCGCGGCGTCGACCGCGCGCGGTTCGTGCTGGCCAGCAGCTACGAGCACGCCCGCAGCTCGGGCGTGCCGCTGTCGGGGCGGCTGTCGACCGACTACGTCAACACGATCGCCCCCGACGACGAGCCCGAGTTCCCCGGCGACGAGGACGTCGAGCGCCGCTACCGCGCCTACATCCGGTGGAACGCCGCGGTGATGGTCCACCGCGCGCAGCGCCCCGGTGTCGGGGTCGGCGGCCACATCTCCACCTACGCCTCGTCGGCCACGCTGTACGAGGTCGGCTTCAACCACTTCTTCCGCGGCAAGGAGCACCCCAGCGGCGGCGACCACGTCTTCATCCAGGGCCACGCCTCCCCCGGCGTGTACGCGCGGGCCTTCCTCGAGGGCCGCCTGTCCGCCGACCGGCTCGACGGGTTCCGCCAGGAGCTGTCCTCCCCCGGCGGCGGGCTGCCCTCCTACCCGCACCCGCGGCTGATGAAGGACTTCTGGGAGTTCCCGACGGTGTCCATGGGCCTGGGCCCGGCCAACGCCATCCACCAGGCGCAGTTCGACCGCTACCTGCACGCGCGCGGTCTCAAGGACACCTCCGGGCAGCGCACCTGGGCGTTCCTCGGCGACGGCGAGATGGACGAGCCGGAGAGCCGCGGCCTGCTGCAGCTGGCCGGCAACGAGGGCCTGGACAACCTCGTCTTCGTCGTCAACTGCAACCTGCAGCGCCTCGACGGCCCCGTGCGCGGCAACCAGAAGATCATCCAGGAGCTGGAGTCGTTCTTCGGCGGCGCCGGCTGGAACGTCGTCAAGGTGGTCTGGGGCCGCGAGTGGGACCCGCTGCTGGCCGCCGACACCGACGGCGCCCTGGTGCAGCTGATGAACCGCACCCCGGACGGGGACTACCAGACCTTCCGCGCCGAGGACGGCGGCTACATCCGGGAGAACTTCTTCGGGCGCGACGAGCGCACCCGCGAGCTGGTCGCGGACCTGTCGGACCAGGACGTCTGGAACCTCAAGCGCGGCGGGCACGACTACCGCAAGGTGTACGCGGCCTACGCGCGCGCGGTGCAGGGCGACGGCAGGCCGACCGTGATCCTCGCCAAGACCATCAAGGGCTACGGCCTGGGCCCGCACTTCGCCGGGCGCAACGCCACGCACCAGATGAAGAAGCTCACGCTCGACGACCTGCACCTGCTGCGCGACAGCCTGCGGATCCCCGTCAGCGACGAGCAGCTGGACGCCGACCCGTACGCCCCGCCGTACTACCACCCCGGCGAGGACGCCCCGGAGACCCGCTACCTGCAGGAGCGCCGCCGCGAGCTGGGCGGCTACGTGCCCAGCCGGCGCACGAGCGGGGCGGCGCCGATGACGCTGCCGGGCGAGTCGGCGTACTCGGTGGTCAAGCGGGGCTCGGGCAAGCAGCAGGTCGCCACGACCATGGCGTTCGTGCGGCTGCTCAAGGACCTCATGCGCGACAAGGGGTTCGGCCCCCGCGTGGTGCCGATCATCCCCGACGAGGCCCGCACCTTCGGGATGGACTCCTTCTTCCCGACCGCGAAGATCTACAACCCGCACGGGCAGAACTACGTCTCCGTCGACCGCGACCTGATGCTCGCGTACAAGGAGTCGACGTCCGGGCAGATCCTGCACCTGGGG from the Quadrisphaera sp. DSM 44207 genome contains:
- the aceE gene encoding pyruvate dehydrogenase (acetyl-transferring), homodimeric type, giving the protein MAGRDEAARTGSGLSGPLHLADADPEETREWLDSVDGLVAERGVDRARFVLASSYEHARSSGVPLSGRLSTDYVNTIAPDDEPEFPGDEDVERRYRAYIRWNAAVMVHRAQRPGVGVGGHISTYASSATLYEVGFNHFFRGKEHPSGGDHVFIQGHASPGVYARAFLEGRLSADRLDGFRQELSSPGGGLPSYPHPRLMKDFWEFPTVSMGLGPANAIHQAQFDRYLHARGLKDTSGQRTWAFLGDGEMDEPESRGLLQLAGNEGLDNLVFVVNCNLQRLDGPVRGNQKIIQELESFFGGAGWNVVKVVWGREWDPLLAADTDGALVQLMNRTPDGDYQTFRAEDGGYIRENFFGRDERTRELVADLSDQDVWNLKRGGHDYRKVYAAYARAVQGDGRPTVILAKTIKGYGLGPHFAGRNATHQMKKLTLDDLHLLRDSLRIPVSDEQLDADPYAPPYYHPGEDAPETRYLQERRRELGGYVPSRRTSGAAPMTLPGESAYSVVKRGSGKQQVATTMAFVRLLKDLMRDKGFGPRVVPIIPDEARTFGMDSFFPTAKIYNPHGQNYVSVDRDLMLAYKESTSGQILHLGINEAGSAAAFTAVGTSYATHGEPMLPVYIFYSMFGFQRTGDQLWLAGDQMTRGFLLGATAGRTTLTGEGLQHGDGHSLLLASTNPAVVSYDPAYAYEIGHIVRDGLARMYDSDDPARAAVEPDGRDPNVMYYLTVYNEPMVQPAEPEDVDVEGILRGIHRVAAAEGGEGRPRVQLLASGVAVPWALEARDLLSRDFGVDADVWSVTSWNELRRDGLACDEWAFDHPGEEAPVPFVAQRLGDATGPVVAVSDWMRAVPDQIRQYVPQEYVSLGTDGFGLSDTRPAVRRYFHVDGPSIAYRALQVLARRGEVDAGVPAKAYETYRLDDVTAGTTGSAGGES